Proteins co-encoded in one Terriglobia bacterium genomic window:
- a CDS encoding PaaI family thioesterase: MTTRPGLTATPDGNFAAALNPSVSGWNRAMGIHFVRATGDEVVAELEITADHHQAYGIVHGGVYSGLIETVASVGAALAALPRSQSVVGLENNTSFLNAVREGKLRATARPLMRGRRTQVWEATVTDSEGRAVASGRVRFLALEAGSSLAGETVTVKRSS; this comes from the coding sequence ATGACTACTCGACCGGGCCTCACCGCCACGCCTGACGGAAATTTTGCCGCCGCTCTCAACCCTTCCGTAAGCGGATGGAACCGGGCCATGGGCATTCATTTCGTCCGCGCCACGGGCGATGAGGTTGTCGCTGAATTGGAGATTACCGCCGACCATCATCAGGCATATGGGATCGTCCACGGCGGCGTGTATTCCGGACTGATTGAAACAGTTGCTTCCGTCGGCGCGGCGCTCGCTGCATTGCCACGCAGTCAGTCCGTGGTTGGCCTGGAAAATAATACGTCGTTCCTGAATGCCGTACGGGAAGGGAAGCTCCGCGCCACCGCTCGACCTTTAATGCGTGGCCGCCGCACGCAGGTCTGGGAAGCCACCGTTACTGACTCCGAAGGCCGTGCCGTCGCCAGCGGACGCGTGCGTTTCCTGGCGCTGGAAGCCGGATCGTCTTTGGCCGGTGAGACTGTAACGGTGAAGCGTTCCTCATAA
- a CDS encoding class GN sortase, producing the protein MKALRVICALLLITGACLSGRALYMHAKAELAGILVRRAWEHSVQSGKPQAPWPWADTHPVARIRIPRLDYDEIVLEGASPRTLAFGPAHLLNGTEVGEPGNLVLAGHRTSWFKPLENIAQGDTIQIQWFAAHRGGLQERTYTVNMISIVEPQDTALLAPTADDALTLITCYPFGRGARSPQRYIVRASPLGPGQTAQKQTTATNR; encoded by the coding sequence GTGAAAGCCCTACGCGTCATCTGCGCGCTGCTCCTGATCACGGGTGCCTGCCTTTCCGGTCGTGCCTTGTACATGCACGCCAAGGCCGAACTGGCAGGCATCCTGGTCCGCCGTGCCTGGGAACACAGCGTGCAGTCAGGTAAACCGCAGGCACCGTGGCCCTGGGCGGATACGCATCCCGTCGCGCGTATTCGCATTCCCCGACTGGATTATGACGAAATCGTTCTTGAAGGAGCGTCGCCTCGGACTCTGGCCTTTGGTCCCGCACATCTGTTGAATGGGACTGAAGTCGGAGAGCCGGGAAATCTTGTTCTCGCCGGGCATCGCACAAGTTGGTTCAAGCCACTGGAAAATATCGCTCAAGGTGACACGATTCAAATTCAATGGTTCGCGGCTCATCGCGGCGGATTGCAAGAGCGGACCTATACCGTGAACATGATCAGCATAGTCGAGCCCCAGGACACTGCTTTGCTTGCGCCGACCGCAGACGATGCGCTGACGTTGATCACCTGTTATCCCTTTGGACGCGGTGCGCGCTCTCCGCAACGATACATCGTGCGCGCATCGCCGCTCGGCCCAGGCCAAACTGCGCAAAAACAGACCACGGCCACCAACCGTTGA
- a CDS encoding marine proteobacterial sortase target protein translates to MERIACNWFTKQIWKRIALLVILTILTGPCFAQQSEARQPQASELSSPSQVGEGSLLYRSGATGQYESIPLLHTDATIDVRGLVASATVTQQYANASATPIEAIYVFPLPHDAAVYDMEIRIGKRVIKSVVREREEAKRVYTQAKSEGKRAALLEQERPNIFTASVANIMPGDHIDVRMRYVQPLRWEAGKMRLVFPMVVGPRYIPGTQAVGHLGTGWSLDTNAVPDASRITPFVRNPDNRPGHDISVFVDLDPGFDSTTVQSVSHQINVRRLSNGRQRVVLATGSTIPNKDFILEVQNADSKQPKVSLFLSPAADTGEAHFLLAAFPPSAPPKQRMPVEMLYMIDVSGSMEGTSIEQARGALLQALDTLMPTDRFGILAFSSGYGEFAAEPLPATADNLAAARHYVQSLQAGGGTEMLPALLHLMRKPQLPGYLRHIILLTDGDLGNEEEIFAALHRDLGNARLYTIAIGSEPNLFLATKMAQFGRGTFTHIADNNEIRSQMAHLFESIENPVLTDVKLSFDGVDVADIYPEHLPDLFAAQPLLVYGHITRGRTGVVHLTARAGDEPYEATIPFDAGQASFHPGITTLWARQRVEDLMDRWRQADPAAQAQIREDVIAHAIRYHLVTRFTSLVAVEEVVVNASGQSATAPVPSELPAGWQMEKVFGAPATGTADAFLESLGIALLLFGLLLLFTQRRFAQAASMQKSLAYKSKDGALL, encoded by the coding sequence ATGGAACGCATCGCCTGCAATTGGTTCACAAAACAAATCTGGAAGCGCATCGCGCTTCTTGTCATACTCACCATTCTCACCGGCCCATGCTTCGCTCAACAATCTGAAGCCCGACAGCCTCAGGCGTCTGAGCTCAGCAGCCCATCGCAAGTCGGAGAAGGTTCGCTTCTCTACCGCTCCGGCGCTACCGGACAATACGAATCCATCCCGCTACTTCATACTGACGCCACTATCGACGTGCGCGGTCTCGTGGCTTCCGCCACCGTCACGCAGCAATACGCCAACGCCAGCGCCACGCCCATTGAGGCCATTTACGTCTTCCCGCTGCCACATGACGCAGCTGTTTATGACATGGAGATCCGCATCGGCAAGCGAGTGATCAAGAGCGTGGTGCGTGAGCGTGAAGAAGCCAAACGTGTCTACACGCAGGCCAAGTCTGAAGGCAAGCGTGCCGCCCTGCTGGAGCAGGAGCGTCCTAATATCTTTACCGCTTCAGTGGCCAACATTATGCCCGGCGACCACATTGATGTGCGCATGCGTTATGTGCAGCCCTTGCGCTGGGAAGCCGGAAAGATGCGCCTGGTTTTCCCCATGGTCGTGGGCCCGCGTTACATTCCCGGAACTCAGGCTGTCGGCCATCTCGGCACGGGCTGGTCTTTAGACACCAACGCTGTGCCCGATGCATCGCGCATCACGCCGTTTGTTCGCAATCCTGACAACCGCCCCGGGCATGACATCTCTGTTTTCGTCGATCTCGATCCCGGCTTTGACTCTACGACCGTCCAGTCCGTCTCGCACCAGATCAATGTGCGTCGTTTGTCCAATGGACGGCAACGCGTGGTACTGGCTACCGGCAGCACCATTCCCAACAAGGATTTCATCCTCGAAGTGCAAAACGCAGACAGCAAGCAGCCCAAAGTCTCGCTCTTTCTCTCTCCTGCCGCCGACACGGGTGAAGCCCATTTTCTGCTTGCGGCTTTTCCGCCCTCAGCGCCGCCCAAACAGCGCATGCCAGTGGAAATGCTTTACATGATTGACGTCTCGGGTTCCATGGAAGGCACGTCCATTGAGCAGGCGCGCGGCGCGTTGCTTCAGGCGCTCGACACGCTCATGCCCACCGACCGTTTTGGCATCTTGGCCTTCAGCAGCGGTTACGGTGAATTTGCGGCGGAGCCGCTTCCCGCCACAGCCGATAACCTGGCTGCGGCACGTCATTACGTGCAGAGCCTGCAGGCTGGCGGTGGCACGGAGATGCTGCCTGCGCTGCTTCACCTGATGCGCAAGCCGCAGCTTCCCGGCTATCTGCGCCACATCATTCTTCTTACTGATGGCGACCTTGGCAACGAAGAAGAAATCTTCGCTGCGCTTCATCGTGATCTGGGGAACGCCCGTTTGTATACCATTGCCATTGGCAGCGAGCCCAATCTCTTTCTTGCCACCAAGATGGCGCAATTCGGGCGCGGAACATTCACTCACATTGCTGACAACAATGAAATCCGCAGCCAGATGGCGCATCTTTTCGAAAGCATTGAGAATCCCGTGCTCACAGATGTGAAGCTTTCGTTTGACGGCGTCGACGTAGCAGACATTTATCCTGAGCATCTACCAGATCTGTTTGCGGCGCAGCCTCTGCTCGTCTACGGGCACATAACGCGCGGTCGTACCGGTGTTGTCCATCTCACGGCGCGCGCGGGCGATGAGCCCTATGAAGCCACGATTCCTTTCGATGCCGGACAGGCCAGTTTCCATCCCGGCATCACGACGCTTTGGGCGCGCCAGCGCGTAGAAGATCTAATGGATCGTTGGCGTCAGGCCGACCCAGCCGCACAGGCCCAAATTCGCGAAGACGTGATTGCGCACGCCATACGCTATCACCTGGTCACACGTTTCACTTCGCTGGTCGCGGTTGAAGAAGTTGTGGTCAACGCCAGCGGACAGTCTGCTACGGCCCCTGTCCCTTCAGAATTGCCGGCAGGCTGGCAGATGGAAAAAGTCTTTGGTGCGCCCGCCACCGGCACCGCTGACGCTTTTCTTGAATCTCTTGGCATCGCGCTTCTTCTCTTTGGACTTTTGCTCCTCTTTACGCAAAGACGGTTTGCGCAAGCCGCATCTATGCAGAAATCCCTTGCGTACAAATCCAAAGATGGAGCGCTTCTGTGA
- a CDS encoding TlpA family protein disulfide reductase produces the protein MRYAVVLLLACTVMPALSQDKPEGPQDAKAQKTYNEGLDALKRHQEMDALDKFKKADKQDGGHCLTCQKKMLKYGSELGDWKTAELAGEEMVAQAQGEDLALAHYQLGVVLLSEGLNRHKEDLFSRAHDEMTKALAAHANFPSAVYADGRALAHMKKDDEAKARFEQFVKMRPEDDPDRQRALRYISQPELARARMAPPFMVTTLNGQRVSMDALKGKVVLLDFWATWCGPCREALPHMQKIAKKFEGEPLVVLSVSLDENEQKWKDFIAKNGMTWPQYLDGGFTGPLSRMFAVNAIPHTFTIDADGVLQDEQIGDSSVEGKLKKLISRAKELQATEKPGQ, from the coding sequence ATGCGATACGCCGTTGTGCTGTTGCTGGCTTGCACGGTCATGCCGGCATTGAGCCAGGACAAGCCGGAAGGGCCACAAGACGCCAAGGCACAGAAAACTTATAACGAAGGCCTTGACGCCCTGAAGCGGCACCAGGAAATGGATGCGCTGGATAAATTCAAGAAGGCCGACAAGCAGGATGGCGGACATTGCCTGACGTGCCAAAAGAAAATGCTGAAGTACGGCAGCGAACTGGGCGATTGGAAAACCGCTGAACTTGCCGGCGAGGAGATGGTGGCGCAGGCGCAGGGCGAGGACCTGGCGCTGGCCCACTATCAACTTGGCGTGGTGCTGCTAAGTGAAGGATTAAACCGGCACAAGGAAGACTTATTCAGCCGGGCACATGATGAGATGACCAAGGCCCTGGCAGCACATGCGAATTTTCCGAGCGCAGTCTATGCCGACGGACGCGCCCTGGCACACATGAAGAAGGACGACGAAGCGAAAGCACGGTTTGAGCAGTTCGTAAAGATGAGGCCGGAGGACGATCCCGACCGCCAACGCGCTTTGCGTTATATCAGCCAGCCGGAGCTGGCGAGGGCCAGAATGGCGCCGCCATTCATGGTCACCACGCTCAATGGCCAGCGCGTTTCCATGGACGCACTGAAAGGGAAAGTGGTATTGCTGGATTTCTGGGCAACGTGGTGCGGGCCTTGCCGCGAGGCGCTGCCGCACATGCAGAAGATCGCGAAAAAATTTGAGGGTGAGCCGCTGGTAGTGCTGAGCGTAAGCCTCGACGAGAATGAGCAGAAGTGGAAAGACTTCATCGCAAAAAACGGGATGACGTGGCCACAATATCTTGATGGCGGCTTTACCGGACCACTGTCGAGGATGTTCGCCGTCAACGCGATCCCGCATACTTTTACCATTGACGCGGATGGCGTGCTCCAGGATGAGCAGATTGGAGACTCGTCCGTTGAAGGCAAATTGAAAAAGCTGATTAGCCGCGCAAAAGAGCTGCAAGCCACGGAAAAGCCAGGGCAGTAA
- a CDS encoding DinB family protein: MRGLSFGELLDYSAEESNHWRDFFKQHPDALDVPCDIAGTKTVRELVLHIVAVQMRYAERLLNMPITDYATLEGKSGEELFALSRKSLEDLRSFAIAANDADWDGTLTFPTRSAGELTASRRKIFIHALLHGVRHWAQLSTHLRQKGYQQDWMHDFIASAVIR; this comes from the coding sequence ATGCGTGGATTGAGCTTTGGCGAGCTGCTGGATTACAGCGCGGAAGAAAGCAATCACTGGCGCGACTTCTTCAAGCAACATCCGGACGCGCTCGATGTGCCGTGCGACATCGCCGGGACAAAAACGGTCCGCGAGTTGGTGCTTCACATTGTGGCCGTGCAGATGCGCTACGCCGAGCGGCTGCTCAACATGCCCATCACCGACTATGCCACGCTCGAGGGTAAAAGCGGCGAAGAGCTATTCGCGCTGTCGCGCAAGAGCCTGGAAGACCTGCGCAGCTTCGCCATCGCTGCCAATGATGCTGACTGGGACGGCACGCTCACGTTTCCCACGCGCTCGGCCGGGGAACTCACCGCCAGTCGGCGCAAAATTTTTATTCATGCGCTCCTGCATGGCGTCCGCCACTGGGCCCAGCTATCGACGCATCTGCGCCAGAAGGGCTACCAGCAGGACTGGATGCACGATTTCATTGCGTCCGCGGTGATAAGGTAG